The sequence AAATCCAAGTACGATGAAATACATTACATAGTAATTAACTTAACCAAGTACGATGACTCCAATTGCACAAACAAGCAAGCCTGTCAAACCCGTGATAACGAGGCGTTGACGAGACACAATTGCTTCCATatcatcaatcttcttcttctgcaactgATTTCTCTCTAAATCCCCCTTCAGCTCCATGATTGTCGTTGATAGTTGACTTATTATCTTATTCTTCTCATTAATTTCTGCTTGAGCTTCAACCAATGCTCTTCTCGGCCAgcctttcacttcttcttcatcaacccaACTAAAGTACTTACAGTGACCATTACCACCTTCCtacacaaacatcaaacaattaCTTAATCAACAAAGCTACTCACCTCAACATATATCGAAATTCAAGTGATACATACCTTGTACAGCTCACACCCGAGGAACCTTCGATTTGGATTTCTTGCCGTTTTCGAGATGAACATCTTCGCCGGCAATCCACAATCACAAACTTGCCCGACTCCAGACCTGCTCCTCATGCTACTAGACGATTCCGATGTTAATTCTATCTTCACTCCGAATTGAAGTTTCTCACACGATGAAGAACcctaatattcaattttttgtcGATTTGGGAAAAATGggatctgtgttttttttttttaatttagataaaaAGCCCATTAAAAATGGGTCCGGGTTgggtattttattttggttgcagGTGCTCGGTTCAGGTTTTAGTTTTCCCCGATTATGGTTCTGATGAGTCAACACTGGTCGTTGGCAGAAGAAATGACCCGATGAATCAAGATTTTATGTCCATGGTGTAAAACACTTGACGT comes from Camelina sativa cultivar DH55 chromosome 19, Cs, whole genome shotgun sequence and encodes:
- the LOC104765697 gene encoding uncharacterized protein LOC104765697 — its product is MRSRSGVGQVCDCGLPAKMFISKTARNPNRRFLGCELYKEGGNGHCKYFSWVDEEEVKGWPRRALVEAQAEINEKNKIISQLSTTIMELKGDLERNQLQKKKIDDMEAIVSRQRLVITGLTGLLVCAIGVIVLG